The following nucleotide sequence is from Paenibacillus odorifer.
GATTGAAGTGACGGATGGAGAAATGTATGCCGTTCGGCTGAAGGAGGATTTAAGCGCTAGTATTGGTGAACCCGTGCTGCTTTTCCAGGCTTCACAAGCTCCTTGGACGGTAGGTGGCAAAGAAGGGCAGTACGTAACTGACGGTCCTTTTATGCATCAGACTAGCAGTGGTGAGCTGCTTATGTTGTGGTCTAGCAGTGGAGCCGGTGGTTATGCCATGGGTTTAGCCCGATCCATCAGCGGTGACATTAGTGGACCTTGGCAACATGATCCTGAGCCTCTTTATGCCAAAGATGGCGGACCTGGGATGTTGTTTCGTGATTTGACGGGCAGACTTATGCTGGCTATTCATGCCCCAAATCTCAACCCACAAGAACGGCCGCTGCTTATTGAGATCCAGGAAAGCTCCAGAACGATTTCGATAAAATCATTGTAATGTAGAACGGAGTAGAACCCTTGGAACAAAAGATTAAGTCCTTATTTAATGACCAGATTGTAAGTGCCGCCTGTACGAAATATGGTATCCCC
It contains:
- a CDS encoding glycoside hydrolase family 43 protein, which translates into the protein MGGTTDGLTAWSGTPHGFDVYISSDLQEWSEPIAAFRPDPNFWADHHFWAPEVHRYNGKYYMFASFKRHGVPRGTQILSAETPEGPYLPISNHPITPASWECLDGTLYVDKEDKPWMIFCREWIEVTDGEMYAVRLKEDLSASIGEPVLLFQASQAPWTVGGKEGQYVTDGPFMHQTSSGELLMLWSSSGAGGYAMGLARSISGDISGPWQHDPEPLYAKDGGPGMLFRDLTGRLMLAIHAPNLNPQERPLLIEIQESSRTISIKSL